The region TCTGAAAGATTTATGCAGAGCATTCAAAGATATGTAAGGTACATAATACAAGAATCAGCTAAGGTAAATAGATCAATTGTATTTGAAGATAATGGTCAAAAAAAATCACCACGAAATAAAAAGCCTGTAGAAGTCTTGGGAAAATGTCCATTATGTAAAAATGGTGATATTTTAGAAAATTCAAAGGCGTTTTATTGTAGTAATTGGAAGGCTGGATGTAAATTTACATCATGGAAAAATGCTTTAGCATCTTATGGAATAGAGGTTAATAAAGAACTTATAAAAGCACTACTTAAGGAAGGAACTTTAAGCAATGTATTTGGCATGAAACCTAATACTAAAGAAAAAACGGTATATACGCTTAAGATCAATAAGTATGGTGCGGTTATTGCCAAGGAACAGTAGTAAAAATAAATTACAATATAAAAGCACATTGTAATTTAAAAAGGTGTATATTATAATAACTGTGAAGGATTGCTCATAAGGTACTAAATTAGGTACTTGTGAGATTAAGAAGCAAGTAATTTTTTAATGTTATGGCGTTTTGCAAACAAACGCCTATTGAATATTAAATTAAATAAGGAGATTATATGAGTTCACTATTTGAAAAAATTGAAGTTACAGATTTAAGACCTATCAGAGAAATAGTGTTTGAAAGATTAAGAAAGGCAATTATTGATGGCGATCTTGAACCAGGAGATAGACTTGTTGAAACTTATATAGCAGAAAACATGGGAGTTAGTAGAACACCTGTTAGAGAAGCTTTTAGACAATTAGAGATAGAAGGCTTGGCTGAAAATATTCCCAGAAAAGGAACTATTGTTAGGGGAATATCAAAAGAGGATATTATGGAAATCTACCAAATTAGAGAAGTGCTTGAGGGGTTAGCATTTAGATTAGCATGTTCTAATATATCTGAAGCACAAATAGCAAAATTAAAAGAAAAAATTTGCAAAATGGATCAGTATATGGATGATGAAAATATTGCTCAATACTGGGTAGTACATGGAGAATTTCACGATATCATATTACACTTAACTGGTAATAAAAGACTTATAGAGCAAATGAAACAAATTTATCAATATTTATCAAAATTGAGAGAAGCTACTTTGGTTATGAATAAAAGAAGACATCAAGCTATGAAGGAGCACAAAGATCTTATAGAAGCTTTTGAAAAAAAAGATGAAAAGTTAGCTGAAAAAATAGGTAGAGAACATACTATAAATGCTAAGAAATTTATTGAAAAAGAAGTTCATTTGTTTTAAACTTCAAACTTATTTTTGCTACATTTTTATAATTAAGTTAATGAAAAGATTCATTATGGATCATGTTGAAGTAAATTGTTAAATCAAAAATAAGATTTTAGCTAGTATAAGAGTCATCTTTAAACTGCAAATAAGTAGTTTAAAGATGATTCTTATTTATATTTTCACTAAATATAGGTTCTAACTAAAAACAACTTATAATTAAAACATAATAACAAAATTGTTTGAAAAATACTGAGGTTAAAACTTATTAAAAGTTTTAACTTGCTGAAAATTGTTGATATGTGGTTAGCATAAGCTATTTTTAATTTTTTAATTTTATAAATATTTAAATGATTTAAAAAAAACGGTTGCAAAACTTTTTAATATGTATTATTATAAAAATATGACATAAAGCAATTTGTGTTTGGGTTTTATTTACCATTGTATACAGGTATACATGTATACCTGTATACGGAGAAAAGGTATACAATTGCAAGTAAAAAAGTTATATAAATGTTCTATATTGAAGACAAATTAAAAAAAGAATTAGATATAACAATATATTATGATAATCAGCATAGTACTTTATATCATAAATAATATTGTTTACAAAGGAGGTGATTGCAGCGGAATACCTTAGTTTACAAGAAGAAATAATAGATAGCAGAGATTTAAAAAGATTGCAAGAAGTAGAACAATTTCTTTTAAAACAGGGATTGCGATTCGATAAAAATGTGGAATATACAATTGCAATATATGAAGAAGATAAAATAATTGGTACTGGTTCTTTTGAAGGTAGAATTTTAAAATGTATAGCTGTAGATGGCAGATACAGGGGTATGGGGATTTCAAACAAAATAATATCCCAATTGGTATCAGAAGAGTATAGACGTGGGAACAGTCATATTTTTATTTATACAAAGCCTAAGAATTATAAAATGTTTAGTGATATGGGATTTTATAAAGTGGCCCAGGTTACGGACAAGGTTCTTCTGCTGGAAAATGACCCTTTAGGTATATATAAATTTGTAGAAAAGTTAAAAAGGAAGAAGGTAGAGGGGAGAGTAGTTTCAGCTCTTGTCATGAACTGCAATCCTTTTACCTTGGGTCATAAGTATTTGATTGAAAAGGCTTCTAGAGAAAGCGATGTAGTTCATGTATTTATAGTATGGGAGAACAAATCGGTTTTCCCATCTGATGTAAGATACAAGCTAGCGAGAAAGGGAGTGCAGCATTTAAACAATGTAGTATTTCATAAAGGTGAAGATTATGTAATTTCAAGTGCAACTTTTCCATCTTATTTTATAAAAAAGCAGAATGAGGTAGCTAGGATACAGTCTTTACTGGATGTACAAATCTTTATCAAATACATAATACCTGCTTTAGGTATTACTAGAAGATATGTAGGAGAAGAGCCCTTTTGTGATGTTACTAGAACCTACAATAATGTGATGAAAGAAATTCTTCCGACTCGTGGTATAGAAATTATGGAAATTTCAAGGCTTAGTATAAATGAAGAAGTGATTAGTGCATCAAAAGTAAGAAAGTTGATAAAAGAGAAGAAACTTTTATATGTAAAGGATTTAGTACCAGATACTACTTACAGATTTTTGTGCTCAAAAGAGGCATTACCAATAATTAATAAAATTCAAAATAAATAAAATTTAATATAGGAGGTCTACTTATGGAAATAAAAAAAGCTGCGATGGCAGGAACATTTGAGTCCAGTGATATTACGATATCAGTACAGCCTAATCCAAAGAATGAGGTGGTTATAAAATTAAAAAGTTCTGTGGAGAAGCAATTTGGGGATCAAATAAAAAAAGTTATAATGGACACTTTAAAGAAATTAGATGTAAAAAGTGCTATTGTAGGTGCTAATGATAAAGGAGCTTTAGATTGTGTCATAAAAGCAAGGGTACAAGCTGCAGTTATGAGGGCAGCAGGAGAAACAAAATTCAACTGGGAGGTGGAAAAGTAATGTACAAGTTAAGAAGAACAATGATGTATGTACCAGGAAACAATCCAGGAATGGTTAAGGATGCGCATATATATGGAGCAGACTCTTTAATGTTTGATTTAGAGGATTCAGTAGCTCTAAATGAAAAGGATACAGCTAGATTTTTAGTATACAATGCATTAAAATCTATAGATTACGAAGGCACAGAAACAGTAGTAAGAATAAATGGTCTTGATACACCTTTTGGTATGGAAGATTTAGAGGCAATAGTAAGGGCACAACCTGATGTTATAAGGCTTCCGAAGACAGAATGTGCACAAGATGTTATAGATGTAGAAAAAGAAATAGAAAGAATTGAAAAACAATCAGGAATACCTGTTGGAAAGACAAAAATTATGGCAGCTGTTGAAAGTGCTATAGGAGTTATGAATGCCTATGAGATAGCTACAGCAAGTGAGAGACTTATGGGAATAGCAATAGGGGCAGAAGATTATGTTACAAATTTAAAGACAACTCGTTCTTTAGATGGAATAGAGCTTCTTGCAGGAAGAAGCCATGTATTATTAGCGGCTAGAGCAGCAGGAATATATGCTTTTGACACAGTATTTTCTGATGTAAATAATGAAGAAGGATTTATAAATGAAGTAAAACTTATAAAACAGTTGGGATTTGACGGAAAGTCCGTAATAAACCCAAGGCAAATTGCTCCTGTCCATAAGATATATACACCTTCACAAAAAGAAATAGATAAATCCATTCGTGTTATAAGAGCCGCAAAAGACGCTGCAGAAAAAGGATCTGGAGTAGTTTCCCTAAACGGAAAAATGGTAGATAAGCCTATTATAGAACGTGCACAGAGAGCTTTGATGTTAGCAGAAGCTTCAGGCATATGTGTAAGTGAAGGAGGAGAGGACATTGACTAAGAATAAAATAGGAAGAGAAATACCAGAGTATATCGAGGGAATTGGAAAGCTAGTACCTTATGGAGGGCCGTTTGATTTTAAACCAACAAAGAAGAAATTTGCAAGAAAAATATCCAGTATAAAACCTGGAGAGAGTAAAATGCTTGAGAGTATAAAAGAAGCTGTAATAAAGACGGGGCTAAAGGATGGTATGACAATATCATTTCATCACCACTTTAGAGCTGGAGATTATGTATTAAATATGGTGTTGGATGTTATAGCTGAAATGGGAATAAAGAACTTAACTTTAGCATCAAGTTCTTTAAGTAGTGTCCATGAACCAGTAATTGAACACATAAAAAATGGTGTCGTTACTAAAATTATAACCAGTGGTGTTAGAGGACCACTTGCAGAAGCTATATCAAATGGAATTTTAGATACACCTATTATAATACGTTCCCATGGTGGAAGAGCAAGAGCTATAGAAGCGGGAGATTTAAAAATAGATGTAGCATTTTTAGGTGTGCCTAGTTGTGATGACTATGGAAATGCTAATGGATATACAGGAAAATCCATTTGTGGTTCACTAGGATATGCCAAAATAGATGCAGAGTATGCAGACAAAGTAGTACTTATTACAGACAATTTGGTACCATATCCAAATGTACCCGCAAGTATAGAACAAAATAATGTAGATTATGTAGTTAAGGTAGATGCAATTGGAGATCCTAAGGGAATAGCATCTGGGGCAACAAGATATACAAAAAATCCAAGAGAACTTTTGATTGCACAGTATGCAGCAGATGCAATTGAAGCTTCAGGATACTTTGTTCCAGGATTTTCAATTCAGAGTGGTTCTGGTGGAGCATCTCTTGCAGTAGCAAGATTTTTAAAGGAAAAGATGATAGAAAAAAATATTAAAGCTAGTTTTGCATTAGGTGGAATTACAGGTCAATTTGTAGAAATGCAAAAAGAAGGTCTTATTTCAAAAATCTGTGACGTTCAGAGCTTTGATTTAATAGCAGCAAAATCTATAGGAGAAAATCCAGATCATTATGAAATAAGTTCATCTCTATATGCAAATCCACATAATAATGGATGTATTTCTAATAAGCTAGATATAGTTATATTAAGTGCTTTGGAAGTAGATACAGATTTCAATGTCAATGTAATTACAGGTTCAGATGGAGTAATTAGAGGAGCATCAGGTGGACACTGTGATACTGCGGCAGGAGCAAAATTTGCGATGATAGTTTGCCCACTTATCAGAGGTAGGATACCTACTGTTGTGAAGAAAGTAAATACTGTAATAACTCCAGGAGAAACAATAGATGTAGTAGTTACAGACAGAGGGATAGCAGTAAATCCGCTTAGAAAAGATTTACTTGAAAAATTTAAGAAGGCAAAGCTTCCGGTATGTACCATAGAAGAGTTAAGAGAAAAGGCAGAAGAAATTACAGGAAAGCCTAAGGCTATTGAATATGGGAACAAGATTGTTGGTGTAGTTGAATATAGAGATGGCACTATTATCGATGTTATAAAGGAAGTAAAATAGTATATAAATTAGCTTACAGATTGTATACAGGTATACAATCTGTAAGGCAAGTATTTTAATCTTAGAAAGGTTAGGTGAATAATAGTGGGAGAAAATATAACTAGAAAGATTTTAAAATCACATTTAGTAGAAGGAAAAATGATTGCTGGAGAAGAGATATCAATTAAAATTGATCAAACATTGACACAAGATGCTACAGGTACAATGGCATATTTATCCTTTGAAGCATTAGAAATACCAAAAGTAAAAACTGAACTTTCAGTAAGTTATATTGATCATAATACATTACAGGCAGGATTTGAAAATGCAGATGATCATGCATTTTTACAGACTATTGCGGCAAAACATGGAATATACTGTTCAAAACCAGGAAATGGAATATGCCATCAAGTGCATTCAGAAAGATTTGCAAAACCAGGAAAAACTCTACTAGGTTCAGATAGCCATACTCCTACTTCTAGTGCTTTAGGTATGATAGCAATAGGTGCTGGTGGAATGAGTGTAGCTATGGCTATGGCTGGACAACCATTTCCTTTAGTTATGCCTAAAGTTATAAATGTTAAGTTAACAGGAAAATTAAGACCAGGAGTTGCAGCAAAGGATATAATATTAGAGCTTTTAAGAAGAATGACTGTTAAAAATGGAGTAGGAAAAGTAATAGAATATAGTGGTTCAGGAGTAGAAACTTTAAGCGTACCTGAAAGATGCACTATAACTAATATGGGAGCAGAGCTGGGAGTCACTACATCTGTATTCCCAAGTGATAAAGTTACTTATGAATTTATGAAAGATCAAAAAAGAGAAGCCGATTGGATAGAACTTAAAGCTGATTCAGATGCTGAATATGATGAAATAATAGAAATAAATCTTGATGAAATAGAACCATTGGTTGCTAAACCACATATGCCAGATAAGGTAGTTAAAGTAAGAGATGTTAGTGATGTTAAGGTAAGTCAAGTATTTATAGGAAGTTGCACTAATTCATCTTATTCTGATTTAGCTAAGGTAGCGGCTATTTTAGATGGAAAATGCGTAAATCCAAATGTAAGTCTTTGCATAGCACCAGGATCAAAACAAGTTTTTGAAATGATAGCTAGAGATGGAATACTTCAAAAGTTAATTTCTGCTGGAGCTAGAATCTTGGAAAGTGCTTGTGGTCCATGTGTTGGTGTAGGACAAGCACCTCAATCAGGAGGAGTTTCTTTAAGAACAAATAATAGGAACTTTATTGGAAGAAGTGGTACAAAGGATGCAAAAGTTTATTTAGCAAGTCCAGAA is a window of Clostridium pasteurianum DNA encoding:
- a CDS encoding GntR family transcriptional regulator, whose amino-acid sequence is MSSLFEKIEVTDLRPIREIVFERLRKAIIDGDLEPGDRLVETYIAENMGVSRTPVREAFRQLEIEGLAENIPRKGTIVRGISKEDIMEIYQIREVLEGLAFRLACSNISEAQIAKLKEKICKMDQYMDDENIAQYWVVHGEFHDIILHLTGNKRLIEQMKQIYQYLSKLREATLVMNKRRHQAMKEHKDLIEAFEKKDEKLAEKIGREHTINAKKFIEKEVHLF
- the citC gene encoding [citrate (pro-3S)-lyase] ligase — protein: MFTKEVIAAEYLSLQEEIIDSRDLKRLQEVEQFLLKQGLRFDKNVEYTIAIYEEDKIIGTGSFEGRILKCIAVDGRYRGMGISNKIISQLVSEEYRRGNSHIFIYTKPKNYKMFSDMGFYKVAQVTDKVLLLENDPLGIYKFVEKLKRKKVEGRVVSALVMNCNPFTLGHKYLIEKASRESDVVHVFIVWENKSVFPSDVRYKLARKGVQHLNNVVFHKGEDYVISSATFPSYFIKKQNEVARIQSLLDVQIFIKYIIPALGITRRYVGEEPFCDVTRTYNNVMKEILPTRGIEIMEISRLSINEEVISASKVRKLIKEKKLLYVKDLVPDTTYRFLCSKEALPIINKIQNK
- the citD gene encoding citrate lyase acyl carrier protein, encoding MEIKKAAMAGTFESSDITISVQPNPKNEVVIKLKSSVEKQFGDQIKKVIMDTLKKLDVKSAIVGANDKGALDCVIKARVQAAVMRAAGETKFNWEVEK
- the citE gene encoding citrate (pro-3S)-lyase subunit beta, which encodes MYKLRRTMMYVPGNNPGMVKDAHIYGADSLMFDLEDSVALNEKDTARFLVYNALKSIDYEGTETVVRINGLDTPFGMEDLEAIVRAQPDVIRLPKTECAQDVIDVEKEIERIEKQSGIPVGKTKIMAAVESAIGVMNAYEIATASERLMGIAIGAEDYVTNLKTTRSLDGIELLAGRSHVLLAARAAGIYAFDTVFSDVNNEEGFINEVKLIKQLGFDGKSVINPRQIAPVHKIYTPSQKEIDKSIRVIRAAKDAAEKGSGVVSLNGKMVDKPIIERAQRALMLAEASGICVSEGGEDID
- the citF gene encoding citrate lyase subunit alpha, translating into MTKNKIGREIPEYIEGIGKLVPYGGPFDFKPTKKKFARKISSIKPGESKMLESIKEAVIKTGLKDGMTISFHHHFRAGDYVLNMVLDVIAEMGIKNLTLASSSLSSVHEPVIEHIKNGVVTKIITSGVRGPLAEAISNGILDTPIIIRSHGGRARAIEAGDLKIDVAFLGVPSCDDYGNANGYTGKSICGSLGYAKIDAEYADKVVLITDNLVPYPNVPASIEQNNVDYVVKVDAIGDPKGIASGATRYTKNPRELLIAQYAADAIEASGYFVPGFSIQSGSGGASLAVARFLKEKMIEKNIKASFALGGITGQFVEMQKEGLISKICDVQSFDLIAAKSIGENPDHYEISSSLYANPHNNGCISNKLDIVILSALEVDTDFNVNVITGSDGVIRGASGGHCDTAAGAKFAMIVCPLIRGRIPTVVKKVNTVITPGETIDVVVTDRGIAVNPLRKDLLEKFKKAKLPVCTIEELREKAEEITGKPKAIEYGNKIVGVVEYRDGTIIDVIKEVK
- a CDS encoding aconitate hydratase, whose translation is MGENITRKILKSHLVEGKMIAGEEISIKIDQTLTQDATGTMAYLSFEALEIPKVKTELSVSYIDHNTLQAGFENADDHAFLQTIAAKHGIYCSKPGNGICHQVHSERFAKPGKTLLGSDSHTPTSSALGMIAIGAGGMSVAMAMAGQPFPLVMPKVINVKLTGKLRPGVAAKDIILELLRRMTVKNGVGKVIEYSGSGVETLSVPERCTITNMGAELGVTTSVFPSDKVTYEFMKDQKREADWIELKADSDAEYDEIIEINLDEIEPLVAKPHMPDKVVKVRDVSDVKVSQVFIGSCTNSSYSDLAKVAAILDGKCVNPNVSLCIAPGSKQVFEMIARDGILQKLISAGARILESACGPCVGVGQAPQSGGVSLRTNNRNFIGRSGTKDAKVYLASPEVAAVSAITGVITDPRDYGDIDLEAISKIRDTKQRIIDDRMIIAPKDKTDDVVVRRGPNIKPLPLRKDLEEEINTSVLIKVGDDITTDDIMPAGAKILPLRSNVPAISQYVFNGIDPTFSKRAKENDGGIVVAAENYGQGSSREHAALAPMYLGVKAILAKSFARIHHDNLINYGILPLRFKDKADYDKINQGDVLVIENVIDQVNKGEFIVMDKTQGFEIKAFVTFSDRQKEVMISGGQLNYVKKMI